In the Populus trichocarpa isolate Nisqually-1 chromosome 1, P.trichocarpa_v4.1, whole genome shotgun sequence genome, one interval contains:
- the LOC18094759 gene encoding uncharacterized protein LOC18094759 isoform X1, whose product MSTQRQVIVRDLMDEGKKRIVVLVICVVGLSYLMSLTSSSVWVNLPAAASLIILLRYFTMDYEMRKKAAAYNNKPASAKSSTLPQNKSLELTRVVEKSDWRRKVNSPVVEDAIDHLTRHLVSEWVADLWYSRLTPDKEGPEELVQLMNGVLGEFSSRMRNVNLIDLLTRDLINLICTHLELFRASQAKIEKQQSGLITIDQRDKELRLVLHAENKLHPALFSAEAEHKVLQHLMDGLISFTFKPADLQCSFFRYVVRELLACAVMRPVLNLASPRFINERIENVIISKANQRVAAAQEASHSKPNGSSRISSDHFSRFLDPTGTGVELTQLKTNQSRSGPEAPEKDKVNGSHISKDPLLSIDTPSSRTWSSLSKNSQINNEGEIERHLSGREWGEMFDMMSRRKTAALAPENFENMWTKGRNYRKKEGENQSIKHASQNSSASKSNTSDYSKSTSNSKKDDVTKLDASLAHNDQSVGTEQSTVENPLHHVNQNMSNPSLFSSHRDGIQSLMHVDGTESGSTSSYTSEEEDVNFVTGLDSPGTKVWDGKTNRNQAVSHIHHPLENPDGHRAKKTGRGHAHYQRLSRPQSGRKRSRPSTQKVPVWQEIERTSFLSGDGQDILSLKGHAKADDFTDDSEVESLDRVYSGSTACSSAPSVSIPESHTLNDNSLKHSLMVDAFYKLRCEVLGANIVKSDSKTFAVYSLSVTDVNNNSWSIKRRFRHFEELHRRLKEYPEYSLHLPPKHFLSTGLDMPVIKERCKLLDRYLKRLLQLPTISGSIEVWDFLSVDSQTYVFSNSFSIIETLSGDLDDKPSEKSKRVSNFIGPATDSLSTRNKIKTEQLSAECKESILQTKHALGVDGARMISKDTPQSPERKSVKEFGKSFKDPGCDSDTQKNASSARNLEKNIKGREGDSLEEMSASLNDSANDPMLPTEWAPPNLTVPILDLIDVIFQLQDGGWIRRQAFWVAKQILQLGMGDALDDWLIEKIQLLRRGSVVASGIKRVEQILWPDGIFITKHPKRRPPPHQPSEVSSPKFISPHGQQPMEVSSPKFSNEQQQQDAARRAKLVYELMIDNAPAAIVSLVGRKEYEQCAKDLYFFLQSSVCMKQLAFDLLELLLLTAFPELDYVFRQLHEEKHKFGEFKPN is encoded by the exons ATGAGCACGCAAAGGCAGGTGATCGTACGGGACTTAATGGATGAAGGCAAGAAGAGGATTGTTGTTTTGGTTATTTGTGTTGTTGGATTATCTTATCTCATGTCTT TAACGAGCTCCTCAGTTTGGGTCAACTTGCCTGCTGCTGCTTCCTTGATCATTCTCCTTCGCTACTTCACCATGGATTATGAAATGCGTAAGAAAGCTGCTGCATATAACAACAAACCTGCCTCTGCAAAATCAAGTACACTGCCACAAAACAAATCTCTTGAACTTACCAGGGTAGTTGAAAAGTCTGACTGGAGAAGGAAAGTGAATTCTCCTGTTGTTGAGGATGCAATAGATCACTTAACAAGACATCTAGTCTCTGAGTGGGTGGCAGATCTATGGTACTCTCGCCTGACCCCTGATAAGGAAGGTCCAGAGGAACTGGTGCAGCTAATGAATGGTGTTCTTGGGGAATTTTCAAGTCGCATGAGAAATGTAAATCTTATTGATCTACTGACAAG GGATCTTATTAATCTCATCTGCACCCATTTGGAGCTTTTTCGTGCAAGTCAAGCAAAGATTGAAAAGCAACAGTCTGGTTTGATTACCATTGATCAGCGAGACAAGGAACTAAGACTTGTTCTGCATGCTGAGAACAAATTGCACCCTGCTTTATTTTCTGCTGAAGCTGAGCACAAG GTTTTGCAGCATCTGATGGATGGCCTCATTTCTTTCACTTTCAAGCCAGCAGATCTGCAGTGCTCTTTCTTCCGTTATGTTGTCAGGGAACTTCTCGCTTGTGCGGTGATGCGACCAGTGTTAAACTTGGCTAGCCCAAG gtTCATAAACGAAAGGATTGAAAATGTTATCATTTCTAAGGCTAATCAAAGAGTTGCTGCAGCACAAGAAGCATCTCATTCCAAACCAAATGGGTCTTCAAGGATCTCATCCGAtcatttttctaggtttttagACCCTACTGGAACTGGGGTTGAACTTACGCAGTTAAAAACCAATCAATCCAGAAGTGGGCCAGAGGCACCTGAAAAAGATAAGGTGAATGGAAGCCATATCTCAAAAGATCCATTGCTTTCCATCGATACCCCATCTTCCCGCACATGGAGCTCACTGTCCAAAAACTCCCAGATTAATAATGAAGGAGAAATTGAACGACATCTTTCAGGACGTGAATGGGGTGAGATGTTTGATATGATGTCTCGCAGAAAGACTGCTGCCCTTGCTccagaaaattttgaaaacatgtGGACAAAAGGGAGAAActatagaaagaaagaaggtgAAAATCAGTCGATCAAGCACGCCTCACAGAATTCTTCAGCAAGTAAGTCCAATACATCAGATTATTCAAAGAGTACGTCGAATTCCAAGAAGGATGATGTAACCAAACTCGATGCTTCGCTGGCCCACAATGATCAGTCTGTGGGTACTGAGCAGTCTACTGTAGAAAACCCTCTGCATCATGTCAATCAGAACATGTCAAATCCCTCACTATTTAGTTCACACCGAGATGGCATACAGAGCCTCATGCATGTGGATGGGACTGAATCAGGCAGCACTAGCTCTTATACTTCTGAAGAGGAAGATGTGAACTTTGTAACTGGTCTTGATTCTCCAGGAACTAAAGTCTGGGATGGTAAAACTAACAGAAACCAGGCTGTTTCCCACATTCATCATCCGCTTGAAAATCCTGATGGCCACAGGGCAAAGAAGACTGGTAGAGGGCATGCTCACTATCAAAGATTATCTAGACCCCAATCTGGCAGGAAAAGGTCGAGGCCAAGCACTCAGAAGGTACCTGTTTGGCAAGAGATTGAGAGAACAAGCTTCTTGTCTGGGGATGGGCAGGACATACTTAGTTTAAAAGGACATGCTAAAGCTGATGATTTCACTGATGATTCCGAGGTTGAAAGTCTGGATAGAGTTTACAGTGGATCAACTGCTTGTTCGTCTGCACCATCTGTTTCTATTCCTGAAAGCCACACTTTAAATGATAATTCCTTGAAACATTCATTAATGGTGGACGCATTTTATAAGTTGAGATGTGAG GTATTGGGTGCAAATATTGTTAAGAGTGACTCTAAAACGTTTGCTGTTTATTCCTTATCTGTTACAGATGTAAATAACAATAGTTGGTCAATCAAAAGAAG GTTTCGACATTTTGAGGAGTTACATAGACGGCTCAAAGAATATCCGGAATATAGTCTTCATTTGCCGCCAAAGCATTTTCTCTCTACAGGTTTAGATATGCCTGTCATAAAAGAGCGGTGTAAATTGCTTGACAGATATCTGAAG AGGCTCTTGCAACTTCCAACAATTTCAGGATCTATTGAAGTCTGGGACTTTCTTAGCGTTGATTCTCAG ACGTATGTGTTCTCAAATTCATTTTCTATCATCGAAACATTATCAG GTGACCTGGATGATAAGCCCTCTGAAAAGAGtaaaagggtttcaaattttATCGGGCCTGCAACCGATTCCTTATCCACTAGGAATAAGATTAAAACGGAACAATTGAGTGCAGAGTGCAAGGAATCTATATTGCAGACAAAGCATGCTCTTGGGGTAGATGGAGCACGAATGATTTCAAAAGACACACCTCAATCTCCAGAGAGAAAGTCTGTCAAAGAATTTGGAAAATCATTCAAGGATCCAGGCTGTGATTCAGATACGCAAAAGAATGCATCATCTGCCAGAAATTTAGAGAAGAATATAAAAGGAAGAGAGGGCGATAGTTTAGAAGAGATGTCCGCATCCCTTAATGATTCTGCTAATGACCCCATGCTCCCTACAGAG TGGGCACCACCAAATTTGACTGTTCCTATACTTGATTTGATAGATGTCATTTTCCAGCTACAAGATGGTGGATGGATCAG GAGGCAGGCTTTTTGGGTGGCCAAACAGATACTACAACTAGGAATGGGTGATGCTTTAGATGATTGGTTGATAGAGAAAATCCAGCTTCTGCGTAGGGGTTCAGTTGTTGCATCGGGGATCAAGCGGGTTGAGCAG ATACTTTGGCCTGATGGAATATTCATAACCAAACATCCAAAGAGACGACCGCCACCCCATCAACCCTCAGAAGTGTCTTCTCCTAAATTCATTTCCCCTCATGGCCAGCAACCCATGGAAGTATCTTCACCTAAATTTAGTAATGAGCAGCAACAACAGGATGCAGCTCGACGTGCTAAACTTGTATATGAGCTGATGATTG ACAATGCACCAGCTGCCATTGTAAGTCTTGTTGGTCGAAAGGAGTATGAACAATGTGCAAAAGATCTCTATTTCTTTCTTcag TCATCTGTTTGTATGAAACAACTGGCGTTTGACCTCCTTGAGCTGCTGCTTTTGACTGCATTTCCAGAACTGGATTATGTTTTCAGGCAGCTGCATGAAGAAAAGCATAAATTTGGTGAATTTAAACCCAATTAA
- the LOC18094759 gene encoding uncharacterized protein LOC18094759 isoform X4 has translation MSTQRQVIVRDLMDEGKKRIVVLVICVVGLSYLMSLTSSSVWVNLPAAASLIILLRYFTMDYEMRKKAAAYNNKPASAKSSTLPQNKSLELTRVVEKSDWRRKVNSPVVEDAIDHLTRHLVSEWVADLWYSRLTPDKEGPEELVQLMNGVLGEFSSRMRNVNLIDLLTRDLINLICTHLELFRASQAKIEKQQSGLITIDQRDKELRLVLHAENKLHPALFSAEAEHKVLQHLMDGLISFTFKPADLQCSFFRYVVRELLACAVMRPVLNLASPRFINERIENVIISKANQRVAAAQEASHSKPNGSSRISSDHFSRFLDPTGTGVELTQLKTNQSRSGPEAPEKDKVNGSHISKDPLLSIDTPSSRTWSSLSKNSQINNEGEIERHLSGREWGEMFDMMSRRKTAALAPENFENMWTKGRNYRKKEGENQSIKHASQNSSASKSNTSDYSKSTSNSKKDDVTKLDASLAHNDQSVGTEQSTVENPLHHVNQNMSNPSLFSSHRDGIQSLMHVDGTESGSTSSYTSEEEDVNFVTGLDSPGTKVWDGKTNRNQAVSHIHHPLENPDGHRAKKTGRGHAHYQRLSRPQSGRKRSRPSTQKVPVWQEIERTSFLSGDGQDILSLKGHAKADDFTDDSEVESLDRVYSGSTACSSAPSVSIPESHTLNDNSLKHSLMVDAFYKLRCEVLGANIVKSDSKTFAVYSLSVTDVNNNSWSIKRRFRHFEELHRRLKEYPEYSLHLPPKHFLSTGLDMPVIKERCKLLDRYLKRLLQLPTISGSIEVWDFLSVDSQTYVFSNSFSIIETLSGDLDDKPSEKSKRVSNFIGPATDSLSTRNKIKTEQLSAECKESILQTKHALGVDGARMISKDTPQSPERKSVKEFGKSFKDPGCDSDTQKNASSARNLEKNIKGREGDSLEEMSASLNDSANDPMLPTEWAPPNLTVPILDLIDVIFQLQDGGWIRRQAFWVAKQILQLGMGDALDDWLIEKIQLLRRGSVVASGIKRVEQSRALLKCWTFLAEVVNNRADRSDAV, from the exons ATGAGCACGCAAAGGCAGGTGATCGTACGGGACTTAATGGATGAAGGCAAGAAGAGGATTGTTGTTTTGGTTATTTGTGTTGTTGGATTATCTTATCTCATGTCTT TAACGAGCTCCTCAGTTTGGGTCAACTTGCCTGCTGCTGCTTCCTTGATCATTCTCCTTCGCTACTTCACCATGGATTATGAAATGCGTAAGAAAGCTGCTGCATATAACAACAAACCTGCCTCTGCAAAATCAAGTACACTGCCACAAAACAAATCTCTTGAACTTACCAGGGTAGTTGAAAAGTCTGACTGGAGAAGGAAAGTGAATTCTCCTGTTGTTGAGGATGCAATAGATCACTTAACAAGACATCTAGTCTCTGAGTGGGTGGCAGATCTATGGTACTCTCGCCTGACCCCTGATAAGGAAGGTCCAGAGGAACTGGTGCAGCTAATGAATGGTGTTCTTGGGGAATTTTCAAGTCGCATGAGAAATGTAAATCTTATTGATCTACTGACAAG GGATCTTATTAATCTCATCTGCACCCATTTGGAGCTTTTTCGTGCAAGTCAAGCAAAGATTGAAAAGCAACAGTCTGGTTTGATTACCATTGATCAGCGAGACAAGGAACTAAGACTTGTTCTGCATGCTGAGAACAAATTGCACCCTGCTTTATTTTCTGCTGAAGCTGAGCACAAG GTTTTGCAGCATCTGATGGATGGCCTCATTTCTTTCACTTTCAAGCCAGCAGATCTGCAGTGCTCTTTCTTCCGTTATGTTGTCAGGGAACTTCTCGCTTGTGCGGTGATGCGACCAGTGTTAAACTTGGCTAGCCCAAG gtTCATAAACGAAAGGATTGAAAATGTTATCATTTCTAAGGCTAATCAAAGAGTTGCTGCAGCACAAGAAGCATCTCATTCCAAACCAAATGGGTCTTCAAGGATCTCATCCGAtcatttttctaggtttttagACCCTACTGGAACTGGGGTTGAACTTACGCAGTTAAAAACCAATCAATCCAGAAGTGGGCCAGAGGCACCTGAAAAAGATAAGGTGAATGGAAGCCATATCTCAAAAGATCCATTGCTTTCCATCGATACCCCATCTTCCCGCACATGGAGCTCACTGTCCAAAAACTCCCAGATTAATAATGAAGGAGAAATTGAACGACATCTTTCAGGACGTGAATGGGGTGAGATGTTTGATATGATGTCTCGCAGAAAGACTGCTGCCCTTGCTccagaaaattttgaaaacatgtGGACAAAAGGGAGAAActatagaaagaaagaaggtgAAAATCAGTCGATCAAGCACGCCTCACAGAATTCTTCAGCAAGTAAGTCCAATACATCAGATTATTCAAAGAGTACGTCGAATTCCAAGAAGGATGATGTAACCAAACTCGATGCTTCGCTGGCCCACAATGATCAGTCTGTGGGTACTGAGCAGTCTACTGTAGAAAACCCTCTGCATCATGTCAATCAGAACATGTCAAATCCCTCACTATTTAGTTCACACCGAGATGGCATACAGAGCCTCATGCATGTGGATGGGACTGAATCAGGCAGCACTAGCTCTTATACTTCTGAAGAGGAAGATGTGAACTTTGTAACTGGTCTTGATTCTCCAGGAACTAAAGTCTGGGATGGTAAAACTAACAGAAACCAGGCTGTTTCCCACATTCATCATCCGCTTGAAAATCCTGATGGCCACAGGGCAAAGAAGACTGGTAGAGGGCATGCTCACTATCAAAGATTATCTAGACCCCAATCTGGCAGGAAAAGGTCGAGGCCAAGCACTCAGAAGGTACCTGTTTGGCAAGAGATTGAGAGAACAAGCTTCTTGTCTGGGGATGGGCAGGACATACTTAGTTTAAAAGGACATGCTAAAGCTGATGATTTCACTGATGATTCCGAGGTTGAAAGTCTGGATAGAGTTTACAGTGGATCAACTGCTTGTTCGTCTGCACCATCTGTTTCTATTCCTGAAAGCCACACTTTAAATGATAATTCCTTGAAACATTCATTAATGGTGGACGCATTTTATAAGTTGAGATGTGAG GTATTGGGTGCAAATATTGTTAAGAGTGACTCTAAAACGTTTGCTGTTTATTCCTTATCTGTTACAGATGTAAATAACAATAGTTGGTCAATCAAAAGAAG GTTTCGACATTTTGAGGAGTTACATAGACGGCTCAAAGAATATCCGGAATATAGTCTTCATTTGCCGCCAAAGCATTTTCTCTCTACAGGTTTAGATATGCCTGTCATAAAAGAGCGGTGTAAATTGCTTGACAGATATCTGAAG AGGCTCTTGCAACTTCCAACAATTTCAGGATCTATTGAAGTCTGGGACTTTCTTAGCGTTGATTCTCAG ACGTATGTGTTCTCAAATTCATTTTCTATCATCGAAACATTATCAG GTGACCTGGATGATAAGCCCTCTGAAAAGAGtaaaagggtttcaaattttATCGGGCCTGCAACCGATTCCTTATCCACTAGGAATAAGATTAAAACGGAACAATTGAGTGCAGAGTGCAAGGAATCTATATTGCAGACAAAGCATGCTCTTGGGGTAGATGGAGCACGAATGATTTCAAAAGACACACCTCAATCTCCAGAGAGAAAGTCTGTCAAAGAATTTGGAAAATCATTCAAGGATCCAGGCTGTGATTCAGATACGCAAAAGAATGCATCATCTGCCAGAAATTTAGAGAAGAATATAAAAGGAAGAGAGGGCGATAGTTTAGAAGAGATGTCCGCATCCCTTAATGATTCTGCTAATGACCCCATGCTCCCTACAGAG TGGGCACCACCAAATTTGACTGTTCCTATACTTGATTTGATAGATGTCATTTTCCAGCTACAAGATGGTGGATGGATCAG GAGGCAGGCTTTTTGGGTGGCCAAACAGATACTACAACTAGGAATGGGTGATGCTTTAGATGATTGGTTGATAGAGAAAATCCAGCTTCTGCGTAGGGGTTCAGTTGTTGCATCGGGGATCAAGCGGGTTGAGCAG TCTAGAGCACTACTGAAATGCTGGACTTTTTTAGCTGAAGTGGTAAATAACAGAGCTGATAGATCGGATGCAGTCTAG
- the LOC18094759 gene encoding uncharacterized protein LOC18094759 isoform X5, whose amino-acid sequence MSTQRQVIVRDLMDEGKKRIVVLVICVVGLSYLMSLTSSSVWVNLPAAASLIILLRYFTMDYEMRKKAAAYNNKPASAKSSTLPQNKSLELTRVVEKSDWRRKVNSPVVEDAIDHLTRHLVSEWVADLWYSRLTPDKEGPEELVQLMNGVLGEFSSRMRNVNLIDLLTRDLINLICTHLELFRASQAKIEKQQSGLITIDQRDKELRLVLHAENKLHPALFSAEAEHKVLQHLMDGLISFTFKPADLQCSFFRYVVRELLACAVMRPVLNLASPRFINERIENVIISKANQRVAAAQEASHSKPNGSSRISSDHFSRFLDPTGTGVELTQLKTNQSRSGPEAPEKDKVNGSHISKDPLLSIDTPSSRTWSSLSKNSQINNEGEIERHLSGREWGEMFDMMSRRKTAALAPENFENMWTKGRNYRKKEGENQSIKHASQNSSASKSNTSDYSKSTSNSKKDDVTKLDASLAHNDQSVGTEQSTVENPLHHVNQNMSNPSLFSSHRDGIQSLMHVDGTESGSTSSYTSEEEDVNFVTGLDSPGTKVWDGKTNRNQAVSHIHHPLENPDGHRAKKTGRGHAHYQRLSRPQSGRKRSRPSTQKVPVWQEIERTSFLSGDGQDILSLKGHAKADDFTDDSEVESLDRVYSGSTACSSAPSVSIPESHTLNDNSLKHSLMVDAFYKLRCEVLGANIVKSDSKTFAVYSLSVTDVNNNSWSIKRRFRHFEELHRRLKEYPEYSLHLPPKHFLSTGLDMPVIKERCKLLDRYLKRLLQLPTISGSIEVWDFLSVDSQVTWMISPLKRVKGFQILSGLQPIPYPLGIRLKRNN is encoded by the exons ATGAGCACGCAAAGGCAGGTGATCGTACGGGACTTAATGGATGAAGGCAAGAAGAGGATTGTTGTTTTGGTTATTTGTGTTGTTGGATTATCTTATCTCATGTCTT TAACGAGCTCCTCAGTTTGGGTCAACTTGCCTGCTGCTGCTTCCTTGATCATTCTCCTTCGCTACTTCACCATGGATTATGAAATGCGTAAGAAAGCTGCTGCATATAACAACAAACCTGCCTCTGCAAAATCAAGTACACTGCCACAAAACAAATCTCTTGAACTTACCAGGGTAGTTGAAAAGTCTGACTGGAGAAGGAAAGTGAATTCTCCTGTTGTTGAGGATGCAATAGATCACTTAACAAGACATCTAGTCTCTGAGTGGGTGGCAGATCTATGGTACTCTCGCCTGACCCCTGATAAGGAAGGTCCAGAGGAACTGGTGCAGCTAATGAATGGTGTTCTTGGGGAATTTTCAAGTCGCATGAGAAATGTAAATCTTATTGATCTACTGACAAG GGATCTTATTAATCTCATCTGCACCCATTTGGAGCTTTTTCGTGCAAGTCAAGCAAAGATTGAAAAGCAACAGTCTGGTTTGATTACCATTGATCAGCGAGACAAGGAACTAAGACTTGTTCTGCATGCTGAGAACAAATTGCACCCTGCTTTATTTTCTGCTGAAGCTGAGCACAAG GTTTTGCAGCATCTGATGGATGGCCTCATTTCTTTCACTTTCAAGCCAGCAGATCTGCAGTGCTCTTTCTTCCGTTATGTTGTCAGGGAACTTCTCGCTTGTGCGGTGATGCGACCAGTGTTAAACTTGGCTAGCCCAAG gtTCATAAACGAAAGGATTGAAAATGTTATCATTTCTAAGGCTAATCAAAGAGTTGCTGCAGCACAAGAAGCATCTCATTCCAAACCAAATGGGTCTTCAAGGATCTCATCCGAtcatttttctaggtttttagACCCTACTGGAACTGGGGTTGAACTTACGCAGTTAAAAACCAATCAATCCAGAAGTGGGCCAGAGGCACCTGAAAAAGATAAGGTGAATGGAAGCCATATCTCAAAAGATCCATTGCTTTCCATCGATACCCCATCTTCCCGCACATGGAGCTCACTGTCCAAAAACTCCCAGATTAATAATGAAGGAGAAATTGAACGACATCTTTCAGGACGTGAATGGGGTGAGATGTTTGATATGATGTCTCGCAGAAAGACTGCTGCCCTTGCTccagaaaattttgaaaacatgtGGACAAAAGGGAGAAActatagaaagaaagaaggtgAAAATCAGTCGATCAAGCACGCCTCACAGAATTCTTCAGCAAGTAAGTCCAATACATCAGATTATTCAAAGAGTACGTCGAATTCCAAGAAGGATGATGTAACCAAACTCGATGCTTCGCTGGCCCACAATGATCAGTCTGTGGGTACTGAGCAGTCTACTGTAGAAAACCCTCTGCATCATGTCAATCAGAACATGTCAAATCCCTCACTATTTAGTTCACACCGAGATGGCATACAGAGCCTCATGCATGTGGATGGGACTGAATCAGGCAGCACTAGCTCTTATACTTCTGAAGAGGAAGATGTGAACTTTGTAACTGGTCTTGATTCTCCAGGAACTAAAGTCTGGGATGGTAAAACTAACAGAAACCAGGCTGTTTCCCACATTCATCATCCGCTTGAAAATCCTGATGGCCACAGGGCAAAGAAGACTGGTAGAGGGCATGCTCACTATCAAAGATTATCTAGACCCCAATCTGGCAGGAAAAGGTCGAGGCCAAGCACTCAGAAGGTACCTGTTTGGCAAGAGATTGAGAGAACAAGCTTCTTGTCTGGGGATGGGCAGGACATACTTAGTTTAAAAGGACATGCTAAAGCTGATGATTTCACTGATGATTCCGAGGTTGAAAGTCTGGATAGAGTTTACAGTGGATCAACTGCTTGTTCGTCTGCACCATCTGTTTCTATTCCTGAAAGCCACACTTTAAATGATAATTCCTTGAAACATTCATTAATGGTGGACGCATTTTATAAGTTGAGATGTGAG GTATTGGGTGCAAATATTGTTAAGAGTGACTCTAAAACGTTTGCTGTTTATTCCTTATCTGTTACAGATGTAAATAACAATAGTTGGTCAATCAAAAGAAG GTTTCGACATTTTGAGGAGTTACATAGACGGCTCAAAGAATATCCGGAATATAGTCTTCATTTGCCGCCAAAGCATTTTCTCTCTACAGGTTTAGATATGCCTGTCATAAAAGAGCGGTGTAAATTGCTTGACAGATATCTGAAG AGGCTCTTGCAACTTCCAACAATTTCAGGATCTATTGAAGTCTGGGACTTTCTTAGCGTTGATTCTCAG GTGACCTGGATGATAAGCCCTCTGAAAAGAGtaaaagggtttcaaattttATCGGGCCTGCAACCGATTCCTTATCCACTAGGAATAAGATTAAAACGGAACAATTGA